The Pempheris klunzingeri isolate RE-2024b chromosome 1, fPemKlu1.hap1, whole genome shotgun sequence genome includes a region encoding these proteins:
- the socs4 gene encoding suppressor of cytokine signaling 4, whose product MSEKKPRCSDTRPKCGLRSWSADSHIWRGKKRSRSSRNGSSPGGLEAEGTEELGVRSTSCTRRRRERKCSCSTLGDALTSADMDVVCRKALSHRSLRQKFQDAVGQCFPLRSHHHHYHHHHHPPGSSRPFSVLFWSKRKIHVSELMQDKCPFSPKSELARCWHLIKNHATHPSALKDMEAPLKPNVSSSSTSPPQTPLSWEDVCSSPGPGSTSLEDWDPSCPHRGVEGRCGHTDYILVPDLLQINNSPCYWGVLNRFEAEELLEGKPEGTFLLRDSAQDEFLFSVSFRRYSRSLHARIEQNDKRFSFDVRDPCMYRDASVTGLLRHYSDPSTCLFFEPLLSRPLSRTFPFTLQHLCRAVVCNSTTYQGVDSLPLPPQLRDYLRQYHIKCDGACAV is encoded by the coding sequence ATGTCCGAGAAGAAGCCACGATGCTCAGACACGCGTCCCAAATGTGGCCTCCGCAGCTGGAGCGCAGACAGTCACATTTGGCGGGGGAAGAAACGCTCCCGGAGCTCCCGCAACGGGTCGAGTCCCGGAGGGCTGGAGGCGGAGGGGACAGAGGAGCTGGGCGTGCGGTCCACATCCTGCACGAGGCGgcgcagagagagaaagtgtagCTGCAGCACTCTTGGGGATGCGCTGACGTCCGCAGACATGGATGTGGTGTGTCGGAAGGCCTTGTCCCATCGCTCTCTGCGGCAGAAGTTTCAGGACGCCGTGGGCCAGTGTTTCCCTCTGCGCTCTCACCATCACcactatcatcatcaccaccatccaCCGGGCTCCTCACGGCCCTTCTCCGTGCTCTTCTGGTCCAAACGCAAAATCCACGTCTCGGAGCTCATGCAGGACAAGTGTCCCTTCTCGCCCAAATCTGAACTGGCTCGATGCTGGCACCTTATTAAAAACCACGCCACCCACCCAAGTGCCCTCAAGGACATGGAGGCACCACTCAAACCCaatgtctcctcttcctctacctcCCCGCCACAGACCCCCCTCTCCTGGGAGGACGTCTGCAGCTCTCCTGGGCCTGGAAGCACCAGCCTGGAGGACTGGGACCCTTCTTGTCCTCATCGGGGAGTGGAGGGCCGCTGTGGCCACACTGACTACATCCTGGTCCCAGATCTCCTCCAGATCAACAACAGCCCCTGTTACTGGGGTGTGTTGAACCGCTTTGAGGCCGAGGAGCTCCTGGAGGGCAAACCAGAGGGCACGTTTCTGCTCCGAGACTCTGCCCAGGACGAGTTCCTCTTCTCAGTCAGCTTTCGCCGCTACAGCCGCTCCCTGCATGCACGCATTGAGCAGAACGACAAGCGTTTCAGCTTCGATGTGCGGGACCCGTGCATGTACCGGGACGCCAGTGTGACAGGACTACTGAGACACTACAGTGACCCGTCCACCTGCCTCTTCTTTGAGCCCCTTCTTTCCCGGCCGCTATCGAGGACCTTCCCTTTCACCCTCCAGCACCTGTGCAGGGCCGTGGTCTGTAACTCCACCACCTACCAGGGCGTGGACAGTCTGCCGCTGCCGCCTCAGCTCAGGGACTACCTCCGACAGTACCACATTAAGTGTGACGGGGCCTGCGCTGTATGA